The genomic DNA TCAACATTAGGGCAACTGGAGAAGGCTAACAAGAAAGGAAAGGTAAGTACGATCCCTTTTCCTAGTCCCAATCGACGTTTGTGACGAAACACGTACTACGCCATGTTTTGTTCACGGCAATTGCTTCCCCAACCACCTACCATCAAACGTGTAAATTTAGCACTGCTACTGAATCTAGCGTTTCATCATGTCACTGCTCTCTGCAACATAGTAAAATTTGGGATGACGCCGATATTGAATTGTGCTCTGGAACTTGAATTCAGTAGAGTGAGTTATGAAAGCAAGTTTACGTCATCGACTTTTGTTAGACGCAAAGTCCAAGATGATCTTGAATGAAGCTTTGCCCAGTACGAAAAATCTACCATTTTGTTTGCATCGTTTACTAATTGTGATAAAATATGCAACAAATAACAAGCTTACCTTCGGCTTTGCAAGTGAGATTTCCGTCGCTTATAGTTAAAAACTCTTCCTGCGAAGTGACCGTTTCGGGACGGCAAGGCGTTCGCAAATTTGATGCATATGCGCAACACTGCTAAACAACAGAAAGTACTCGAAGACGATTGGACAGTCCAATCATATTAACTATTGtcgaatagaccttttcggcttgtacattttgttttcccaatacagatcatgtgataatactcaggaggtttggtcttttgttttgttcattaaaatgagggcatgcaagcatgcactctttttaatgaagaaaacaaaggaccaagcctcctgagtattatcacatgatctgtattgggaaaacaaaatgtacaagccgaaaaagTCTATTACATAAACATGTTGTCTTTCTGGGAATCTAACTAATGGCGAACGATCACGAATTTTTCCACGGACTGTAACAATGGTACGCCGAGTTCAAAAGTAGAGTGATTATGTTATACTCGCACATTTTGTCGAGTTAAGTTATTTACTGCAGTGTGCTTACCTTGGCTTCAGGGTTACTTTTAAGTCGACTTGGTCCTTAATTTTTAACATCAACTTGATGATGTGTTAAGTCACGCGTTTCGCATCCTGCTTTTCTTATAACAGGAGACACATTAATTATTTGCATAGCAACGTGATCTACTTCCTAATATTCTTgaggaaaaaaattgtgtatcTTTCAGGAACAGACCGAAGCTGGTACTATTAGAGTTTGCATCGCTCTACGAGTATGCCAAGAGAGTGTTCGGAGGTTGCTTCACACGAGTTATACTGGGTGAGCTCAAAGAGATTAAGATCAAACACAAAACAACAGAAATGCAATGCGAAGGAACATTTAAAGAGTTCTACGATCTCCTAACCGAAAAGTATGAGAAACATAAGGAGAAGCCGCAACATTTAGAAAGAGCACTGAGAAAAGTTATCAAGAGGGGAAAAGAAATGTTACAGGAATTACAACGGCAAGACAGGTTTGTTTAAGATTTTGTCTATATATAATGTTCTTGGTGGATTTTCAGTGATACTTTGTCTTCAAGTAAGCTAGTGAGCACTACAGCGGCTGCAGTGGAGTATTTATGAAATAAACAAGCTGACGACAAATTTTTTTTAGCATTATTCTCTTAGATTTACCACTCGTCTCCCAATCTTTGAAACATATTCATGTTTACTGTAAGAGGAAGCTCTCGTAGTCTAAATTGAGATTTAATTACTTCGAGCTTCGCTGGTGTTTCCAATGAGTTAAATCTGTCAAATCTGTTGAGTTCTCCATCCAGTTCGCTTTCTTTCGTCTTTACAAACCAAACCAGGCTCCTTTCTATTGTCATTTCGAGTGAAGTTGACCGTCGCCATCACCAAGTGAAAATGCGTGTAGGTTAGGTTGGTAATTTGAGTTTACATTTGGTGACTGACGGAATTGTAGTTGATTAAATTCCATAATGAGTGCAAGAGACGACGTGATCTCTTGACGAGTTAACATGTAAGATCTAAAGGTACAAATCACTCAGATGAACGTTTACAGAATCTAGAAGATCAATTAATTGACCTTTTGCAAAATTCAGATTATGACTTGAGAATGTTTGTTTTTCATCCCTTCGTTACTTTTACAGAAAAAAGACAGAAGAGCAGGAGAGGCCTAAAGATTGCCAGGAACGTTCCGACATCGTTGAAAACAAGGGTGAAGAAAGTGATACACCTTCCCTCGACAAGTAAGTTCTTACAATTCTCTTTATCAAGGAGCTCAGTCGAGTTATTTTGGGTTATTTTTACCacgtacaaaataataataataataataataataataataataatagaactttattttcacacaataaaacaaagacacaaataaattataatagGTTACAGGGTGTGTTTCATGACCAaagtagcaataaaaagaagactATAATTTTCACAAAACTAGCCAAAAATAGATATGACCGTTTagaattaaaagaacaaaaagctcttagaagtaaaacatattgaggataataatttatgaataacaaatatatcTATAGATATGTAAAAtaatcacaaatctaaaaaccgattccaaataaacaaaaacgaataaaaataaaaatatgtatatatacatatcctcgataaaaatgtttatgaaatGGCTGCCTCTGAATTTTGTATATCAATGTCTGCATTAGTTAGGTCCATTTTACGCCTTCTGATTGTTCTTGACCCTCTTAAGCAGATCAGCGCAGATCTCAATAAAGCAAAGGAAGTTCTTGCCCTTATCCACGATATAGTCCTTGAATAgtgctctcctttcttgttagcTATAAGTTCTGCAAGACGACTAtgaaatcttaaacattctGGGCCCATTCCACCTGTAGAGGTAAACACAAGAGGTGTAAATGAACCATGTTCAATGTCTAGAACACGTCTCGAGTAGGAGCGCTTCTTTTCGTTCTCGTGTAAACGGTAGATCTGCTTTGGTTCCATCTGTTTGTATGACTCTGCATTGGGATGACAAACACGAATATCGAAAAATGCAGATTGATGTTGTTCCCAAAAACCACGGGCATGAATATCTAGTCTTGCTTCCTTCGCCAAGTTGGACCCGCTGCTTAACTGCTCTCCTGTCACGTCTTGTAGTTGAGGCTCGATTCCAACATCGTTACAAACCATgcttaaaagatcagcttctAAGTCTCTAAGCTCATTGTGGCGCTGTATGATAAAGCCACCCTTTTTACATACCATTGAGTGGTCCACGGAGAAGATATCACCACAGACGCATCGAGTAGGGATGTCTTCAATTGGCCAGTCGTATCGTAGTTTGATGGCATCACGAAACTCTCTTTTATTGAGATTAAATCCCAATTCATGAAGGGGAACGACTGTTAACCATACAGACGAACCCTTTTCAGAAGACAGGTCCAGTGTTCTCTTTAAGTTATCAGGTGCCCTCTCATAAACGTTTCTCACTTTTTCTTTGACGTCTTCCTCTCTCTTGTGCCTGGAagtttgttttgccaatttcacgGCTGAATCGTCTGGCAATTGATGTTGTTGAGACATGATTTGGTCGACGAGGGGTGCAGTtgtttctacggatgagttgaGCTCCCGCGCAGCCTCTGCTTGCGGATTTCCAAAGCCAAGACCACCACAACGAACCGGTAGGGATAAAACGTCTCTCTCTAATTGACTGCATTTGTGCCCAGTTATTGTTGGTATGAGAATTTGGCTTACAGCTCTTTCTAGAGGTTCCAATAGGTCTTGCGTGTCAGGAATTGTTCTGAGAAAGTAAGTCCATTTGTGCTTAAGACCAAATATGTATGCGGAATAACAGGCTTGAGGTTCTGTTGTAGCGATTTCCGCGAGTTTGACTATTTCACCGACCCATTCTGTTACCTTTCCGTCGACATAGTCTTTTTGGTACTCCTGCGAGCCAATCACTGCGCCAAGATGTTTGTGGCCTTCGGTTGTAACGTTTATCGCTGTCGACTGGAACAATTCTTTGGCTGACTCTTCTCTATCAGGCTTTACAATAATCCAACACTTCTTGGCATTTGGGAAAtacccaataataataataataataataataataataataataataataataataataataataataaagaaagttCTTATAGGCgcatttaaaaatctcaatgcGCTTACAATAAGATAAACAATGTATATGTATAcgaaaaaactgaagaaaaatatataaaaatatgtatatgAGTAAAAATATACTACCTATACTGCTCTAATCATATGGACTGATAGATGTTCATATAATACTTATTTAAAtgctaattgaaaaaaaataggtttttaacttttttttaaagtcgtTTACTGATTTAGAGTTTTTTATATGTTCTGGTAAGGTGTTCCAGAGTTCCGGTCCGGCGTAGCTAAAAGCTCGTTGGCCATAAGAAACCATGTTGATTTTTGGTTTTTCTAATACCAGACGATTACTTGAGCGGAGTGTACATGGAGAACAGCGAAGTTTAATCAGTTCAATAAGGTACTGAGGAGCTAATCCATGAAGACATTTAAACACGAGAAGCAGAATCTTGAATTGTATTTGGTATCGGATtggtagccaatgaagttcTTCTAATATTGACGTTATGTGGTCATTCTTCTTCGCGCCTTTAATTAGGCGTGCTGCAGTGTTCTGGAGGCGTTGAAGTTTATTCAGGTCATAGTCAGTCGAACCGTACAGTATGCTATTAGTGTAATCTATGCGAGATGTCACCAAAGTGTTTACAAGACGCTTTAAACTATCGGCAGATGGCTATTTTCTTATGCGGCCAATTGACCGTATTGTTAGTGTTACTATTTTGCAGACTTCATTGATATGATTGGACAGTGAAagatttttgtccaaaatcactCTAAGGTCACGTACTTTGTCACGAATTTCTGTGTCTTTGTTATTAAGAGGAAATACTTGATTGATAGTAAGATTTTTATTGAACTTCGGTCTTTTCAGGATTGCACATCAGTAGGTTGTTTGTATTCCAAGTAATGACATCATGAATGCAGTTACGTAGTGCCTCGTAAGCTGGTGATGGATCTTTAGGATTAACAGCGATGTAAAGCTGAGTGTCGTCTGCGTAAAACATGCATTCCAAGTTATGACGTAGGATAACTTGTTGAAGAGGAGCCGTGTAAAGTGTAAATAGAAGCGGTCCAACTATGGACCCTTGTGGAATTCCATAGTCGAGCTTTTGTGGTGATGACTTTACATCGCCACTTACGACAGATTGACCACGATCTTTAATATAAGACGGAAACCATTGTAAAACTGAGCCAGAGAAACCAAAATAGGAATTTTAAAGTCTCTTGATCAAGATGTTGTGATCGAGCGTATCGAACGCTGCAGACAAATCCAGTAGGATGAGAATTGCATCGCGTCGAGAGTCGATAGTCATCAAGATGTCGTTTGTGACTTTCAATAAAGCTGTCTCAGTAGAGTGGTACTGTCTGTACGCTGATTGAAAAGATGGTAATAGTTGATTGTCATTTAAGTATGCCTGCACTTGTAAGGCAACAGTCTTTTCAATTACTTTGCAAAATTACCTTTAAATTGAAGTAAcctaaaaatagaaaaacaccaaaaagatCCTTTAAACCATAAAGGAAAAAGGATGGTTAAGGATATAGAAGATTAACACGAATTATTATACAAACAAACAACTTGAAAAATTTAggccaaacgttttcaaaatgttcAAACCGTGACTTAGCTACCTTAAGTTTGTGAAGTGTTGGTAGTCCGGCACATGATTAGATTAAGGAGTGAGCATCATGAATTGGGAACTCAAGATACCTAGAGCCCCATGCATGAATCCAAGATATATGGATAAGAGCTTCTTAAAAATTACCGGGTGAAAGGAGGTGAACACTATTAATAATTTATCAACCCTATTCAGAATAGACCGCGAATGAGGCCTCACCAACTTACAGTAATGCGACGACATTCCGATTTGGTAAATTTCCTAAGATTTATCGGGAACAATTTGGTATCACATATGATTAGCTGAGAAAAGCCATACCCGTCGTATATTGACAGGCTTGGCTTTCTTACAGtcacaataatttttatttgaatattgaactcgctagTATaatcgtttcaagaatgcaataatgaattgattattcgaatattggaCCCAGTAGTTGTttaaagaatgcaataatgaattgattatttaACTGTTGAACCCACTAGTCGTTTCAAAACTGCAATAATTAATTGATTATTTGAATATTGAACCAGTTAGTCGTTCCAAGAATACGGCTGCTAACGGGTTCAATATTCAAATGTTCAATTCCTAATCGCAATCAGTGAACCTACTAGCGGGTTAAATATTTAAGAAATCAAtttattattgcattcttgaaacgactagtgGGCTCGATATTtaaataatcaattcattaacGTAATCTCGacgggtacgcttcacttggttcgACTGTAAAACCCTTTATAAGAGAACAAAGCACAGAGCTCAAGAATGCTTACATCATCATTGGCCAGGTTGAAACAAATGGCGGACGAATTGGCGATTTTTTCCCCGAAAATATTTTTGTATAACCTAgacataaaaaaacaaacaaacaatcaagATTTTTTCTGCTCCATTGTGTCAATCGACGATATTATCACGCAGGAAgagaccaaaaatacaaaagaaaacacCAATTgggctgtaaaaaaaaatagccTACTTGCGTTTCCCCCTACACGTTTTTCGTGTTTTCATTTCTTGTgtgctttacaacagagcatATTGAAGGCTTAACTTCTTTACTGGTTAAAAAATAGCCCGTCTTTATTATCCAATTTTCCTCCTACCACTGTGGCTGAGTGCAACATTATTATTGCAGAAGTGAGGGGACATCACTTAAAAAAGTTGAGAAAAGTAATTTTGCTTCAAAGGAGACCAAGGTTGTTGACCGAAGGGGTGTCGAGTGCCAAGTTGAATCAGCTTATCAAAGTTACATAAGGTAATCGCTAATAGAATATCCTTATTAAGGTAGTTTGATTCGTCAACATGATATTTGCAATGTTTTTTGTCACAATGACATCAGTAATTAAGGTTAGGTTTGTGTCTCAAGTTCCCCACGCATTTGTCCAGCCTTACCGAGCTCTGTAATGTAGTATACGTTTCGGACCTATATTGTAGGAAGACATGCGCAGTTGTGTGATAAAAATGAAGCACAAGGCGTGTTGATTGAATCTTGGTTAAATCCGTGTTGTTAATGCTATTTCATTGCGGTTAGATCCGAAATAGTCTACATATAACACTATTAACTTACTCCTTTAGGCTCCTTAGGATAAATCACACTTAAGGAAAGATATGTCTCTTATATGCTATTTACAAGGCaaagtatttttcaacatttgccaaaaattgataCCAAAAGAACTTTCAGTATATAACTTATTACACAGAAATCTGGAGGAAGAACTGAAAGCGTGTAAAAGAGATCTTGAAGCAAAAGAAAGGGAAATTGAGTCACTAACGAGAAGGTAGGGCCATTGGATCATTTCTAATAAGATTATGCGTGGGGAAGTAAATCCTCTTTCCCAGCCTAAAAGTTTGTCCGAGTTCCATTTCCCAACTCGTTTTGCCCAAATTCCAGTCTCATTCCGATGTTTTTTGTGCGTGTGTCTCCAGTCCCAGTGaccaaaatttcatttttccaagGAAATCCCAGTTCTTCAGACCCCTCTAATATAAACACAGCAACACATTCCTCCTTGTAAAGCGTCCGCTGACAGTTCAACGCCACAGCCTCGTTGTTTATTGGTAAAGTGGACGTAATGCTGGTCCATCACAGGATTGCCCGTGACATTGACTCGGCAGTCGTCCACACCTGTGTAGAGATAGGCGTTTTGAGAGTAAGCTCTCTTGAATGTAAGAATGCAACACAATGAACTCGGACAGGGCTCCAAACCTTATCGCTAAAGCTGGAATATAGCGCCTTAAACCTTAAGGACACCAAGACTCTCACTTTTGTACGTATTATGTGTAATATATATCATCCCGCTTTCCAAATTACTAAATAAGGTATCTGTATTTAGCTAGTAAATACTTTCAACCTAGTGGTTTACTGTTCTTTTGAAGAGTGGCACATTACAGTGACATGCGAACCAAGCGGGATCAGCGACATGTTGAGGACACGCTCAGTTTAAACAGACAGTCCAGGGTGGAACAGGATTTTAAGGCCTTTACCAGTGATGAGCGTATTGATACCAGCATCATGATCCAAAATGTATACAAGGAGAAAACGGATATTAATGCCAAAAGATTAACCTCTATGATGTTTGAGGTTAGTTCTTTCTGTTAGTATTGTGACATCTGCGAGTGGCTCTTATAGCACACTTTAACTTCTGCGGGTGCCAAGAATTTTCAAATAAGACACCATGATCTGAGAGGAAAACTCTCGCCTTAGCCTGTGTATCTGCCGGCTTTTCAAGAGGATGGCCTGATATACTCATGCTACTCTCGCCTGTATTAATAGTACAGTACATTGATGGTCTTCATAAAAATATCGTTTTCTTTAAACAGGTAGTTTACGAGTATGTTTTGTCCACGAAAATATCCATGACTGACGCCTTGAAAGGGATATCTAAGTTTGCAGTGGACAACGGTCCATACATCCCCTATCTTTACTCTAAGCAAAATGTACAGGTAAGAGTTTCACTTGAATACTTTATAAAGAACGTATTTCTTGTATGAATTGTGGTTCTTGTTCTTTTCTAGTGACAATAACGGACTGCATAATTTTATTGATGATGTTTATTTTCTGAATCATGCATGATCATTTCATTCTTCATTCATTTATCCATCtagctttttttcaaaatttaatttgatATTTATCCGcgcaaaaaacaaaagcaacaacaataacaaaaaaaaaaaaaaggattgagTAACAGAATCGACCGGCCCAATGTGAGTCAGTCTTATCACAGGGCTTTTacagttttctttcaaacttcAGGTCCTTTAGGCCAGTCGCGAGTGCGGCTGTTTTGGTGCTGCATTAAGTAATTAACCTCATCATTTCTGTTCTGTAACAGAGGACCAATGAACCACCCCATATTATTGTTCCTTTATCCTTGAGGGGATCGGAATATCCCAGGGATGTCTTAGATGGGTTGTTGCTTGCTATCAAAGAATCGGCACCAGAGATTAACACTGATATCTTTCTTGCGGTAAGCTttcataattatttgtttgtttgttcttttttttaactttctggGAAGCGGTCTTAGGGGCCCTAACTTGTACCTCAAAAACCGCTAACGCCATATACATGCATTAGGATACTGGATATAGGCGCGAATTCTACCGActtaaatacatacatacatacatacatacatacatacatacatacatacatacatacatacatacatacatacatacatacatacatacatacgtacatacatacatacgtacatacatacatacatacatacatacatacatacgtacatacatacatactgaCGCCCGATCATGACGGGAAAACTTTAATAGCAAAGTACTTAGTATTTAGTTGGCGGGCAAGTGAAATAATCTGCTATTTACCGACTTCAACTTTAAGTCGATATATCACTAGGTGAACCGGGAACACTAACTTAAAGATCAAAATGTTACGAATTACACTTTATTTACGTTTTAATTGTTTCGGGCCTTAATAGCCAGGTTGGAAATGGAGTTCCTAGAATCGATCGACTTCCAACTTATTTTAAACTTGCTTTATTCTGCTCAGTCTTTTCGCTGCCAATGCAACCGTTTTTCGTAATTCTTTTTTCATCctttttatgtttatttataCTTTCATTTTTCACCAAGACTGTGATTTTGTTGTTAGAAATTTAGCGTAAGCCACATAAGCTCTCTCAATGAGCAGTTTTTGCTCTTACAGCGaacgccaaataaaaaaagatgaaaaaagacAGCTCCGGGTTAGAATAGGGTTACCATGCGACTACTCAGACCGGGCCACCTAGAAGAAaactaaccaatcaaaacatgcAGTGAGGACAATGGACTGGTTGGTTCTCGTAACTGGAAGTAACCGTCTGTTTGACTTGAAAACATAAACACTATCGACTCCTCTGTGCTATATACACTCTTAGCGATTCATTCCTTGACGGCGAATTATCATAATTAATATTTCGCTCCAAAAATTTAGCTTGAAAACTCATTTTGCGACAACTAATCTAAGCCGTTGAAAAGCGTACAAAATTTAGGAT from Montipora capricornis isolate CH-2021 chromosome 2, ASM3666992v2, whole genome shotgun sequence includes the following:
- the LOC138029451 gene encoding uncharacterized protein, with the protein product MQCEGTFKEFYDLLTEKYEKHKEKPQHLERALRKVIKRGKEMLQELQRQDRKKTEEQERPKDCQERSDIVENKGEESDTPSLDKNLEEELKACKRDLEAKEREIESLTRRVAHYSDMRTKRDQRHVEDTLSLNRQSRVEQDFKAFTSDERIDTSIMIQNVYKEKTDINAKRLTSMMFEVVYEYVLSTKISMTDALKGISKFAVDNGPYIPYLYSKQNVQRTNEPPHIIVPLSLRGSEYPRDVLDGLLLAIKESAPEINTDIFLAGVKHEILRAAQQLPTERSCKLNPSLKLLHLDDYLRACIKLTWRMVTQFPPLRLEYHTFTYKRECHKIVESQDDALDGRYQEHKVYYLWPGLVDGGGRTIIKGEVALEK